In the Camarhynchus parvulus chromosome 25, STF_HiC, whole genome shotgun sequence genome, gCACAAATCCCATCCCTTCATCCCCACACCTCGTCCAAggatcccagcactgcccttaCCCCAGAAAACGGcaccaaatccccccaaatccagagGAAAATCCTGGTCCCTGCCTGGGGTGGGGATGAGGAGGGAATCCCGGCTGTTGCcacccaggctgggagcagagggagggaaaaaacagcTGAAGATTCTgacaggggagcaggagctgagcgGGCTCCGAGAGCGCTTTAAAAATAGCCAGGGGGGGATTTTGGATCCCAAAAGGCAAATTCcagtggggaggggaagggagagccAAGATTTCCCGAGCGCACACACGGAGAAGAGGGTGAGGTGGGCATGGAATCCCTCGGAGCTGCCCATCCTGGGGGTTCTCCAGGTGTGGGAGAGGTTTTACAGGGATTCCTGTGAGCCACAGAGAAGTCTGAGATCCATGTTCAACCCTGAAAGGATTTCCTGTCGAGGTCCTGgacatagaaaccaagaaagaaagaaggagaaataagagaaataaatgagagaaagaagagaaaggagagaaagaagagaaaggagagaaaggagagaaagaagagaaagaagagaaagaagagaaagaagagaaagaagagaaagaagagaaagaagagaaagaagagaatgtCTATTCCAATAAACActttgaagccttctgaaaatgaagtgttGCTTGGCGTTGTCTCCATCTCAACTACGACAgcgattttttggggatttggggatctgTGGAGAGGTTTTACAGAGACTTCttgagccagagagaagtttgagaAGAGGATCCATGCCACGAGGCGGCAGCAGGATTggcaggaaccccaaaaaagtaaaaaaaaaagttaaaacaaaaaacagaccAAAAGAATCCCCTTCTTTTAGTTTTTAGGGAATCTCGTAAGGGTGAACCTGGAAAATTAAGGATGAAAAACCAGGATGAAAGTAggaaaagaataaggaaaaaaaaatgaggagaaataaaaaaatgagagcgaatctggaaaatatgagggcagtgctggaaaaaTAGGGGTGAATATGGAAAAATCAGgataaaagtaagaaaattaaGGATAAACGGGAAAAAATCAGGATGatctgggaaaaatcaggatgaaaataaggaaaaaaatgaggagaaataaaaaatgagagtGCATCTGGAAAACATGAGGGCGGTGCTGGAAAAATAGGTGCGAATATGGAAAAATAGGGGTGAGTATGGAAAAATCAGGATAAAAGTAAGAAAATCAAGGATAAACGGGGAAAAATCAGGATGatctgggaaaaatcaggatgaaattaggaaaagaataaggaaaaaaaagagaaataaaacgTTCCCCTGTGTCCCCTAAGCGCGCCTGGCCACGCCCCCGCATGGCTGGTTCCGCCCACTTAACCATATAAGGATAAAAGGGTGTGGCTTTTGGGTATGTGGGCGGGGCTTTGGGGTTGGGTCACGTGGCGCAGCCGAGCCGGTGTCACGTGACGGCGGGAGCGGTGAGGGCCGTGAGGGGACCGGGGGGGATCGGGGGCGCCGTGAGGGAACCGGGAGGGCCCCGAGGGCTTTGGGGACCCCGGCAGCATTTGCTGGTGCCGGGGGGTGCCCTGCGGGAGGATCGGGGGATACCCGCGGGGGACAGGGGGGCTCTGAAGGGCATCAGGCCCTTCCCGAGAGCTCCGGGCCTGAAAGGTCCCCGGGACACCCCGGTGCGTGTTCTCCCCTCCTGAGACCCTCAGTCCCCATCTCTGTCCGTGCCCCCACCACCGCCACtaccctctgctccagcctcttctccctctcagccgcccccccaaaaatcctcaaacccCTCCGGTGCCAAGTGGGGACCTGGGGGGGGCGTTTCCTTCTGCACCCCCAAaatctttcctctctctttcagCCCTTGTCTAATGTGGGGTCCTCTCCTGGGGGTCGGGGGGAGTTTCTCTGCTTgcaccccccaaattcccccctcTCTCTTTCAGCCGCTTTTTAATGTGGGGTCCCCTCCTGGGGGTCTCTCCCTGTACCCCCCAATTCCCCCTCTCACATCCAGCCCTTCTCCAATGTGGGGTCCTCTCCTGGGGGTCGGGGGGACTTTCTCTCCTagcacccccaaattccccccttTCTTTTGCAGCCCTTCTCCAATGCTGGGGGTCGGGGGAGGTttctccccctgcacccccaaatcccGTCTTTCTTTCAGCCGTTTTTTAATGTGGGGTCCCCACCTGGGGATCtcctccaaatcccccaaacccccttctgctctcctgggggTCGGGGGTGGGATttctccccctgcacccccaattcccccttctctctctcttccagcccttccccGATGCGGGGTCCTGTCCTGGGGGTCGGGGGGGGTttctccccctgcaccccccatttccccccgctctctctctcttccagcccttccccGATGCGGGGTCCCCTCCTGGCGGCCGCGGGCGCTGCCATGGGCGGCGCGGGAGGTCCCCTGGCCCGCACCATCCGCGCCAAGCTGACCGCAGCCCTCCAACCCACGCACCTGGAGGTTCGCGATGACTCCCCCCGCCACGGGGGCCCCCCCGGAGCCGAGACTCATTTCGGGGTGCTGGTGGTGAGCGGGCTCTTCGCGGGGCTCTCGCCGCTGCAGCGGCACCGCCTGGTGCACGAGGCGCTGCGGGCCGAGCTGGCCGGGCCCCTGCACGCCCTGCAGGTCACCGCCCGCACCCCCGAGCAGTGGCACAGcgacccccaaaacccccccgcGCCCCCTTGCCTGGGGGGGTCCAAGAGGGAGAAACGCCGCGGGGGCggggacgaggaggaggaggcgagGAAGCAGTGAAGGCTCTGGGAGAGCCCCGGGAGCGGCGTGGGGCTgctgggacccccccaggaACAACGGGACCCCCCCAGGAACAACAGGATCCCCCCAGGAACAACGGGACCCCCGTCAGGAACAACGGGACCCCCCAGGaacaccaggacccccaggaaCAACATGGGACTGCCAGGACCCCCCAGGAACAACGTGGAGCTCCTGGGACCCCCACCTTGGTTTCAACGTTGGGAGGGGGGCCCCCAAACACCATTGGGGTGCCTCCCCCTTCGTTGATGGGGTGACCCCCTCCACCCCCCCGTGATGCTCCGCCCCAATCCAGCGCCCCACACCACCaccccccctccctgctcccaccttgtgggggatttttggggtgtccctcccgtttaaacagaattaattaattaattaattaaaataaaagtgttcTGTGGGCAGTGgagaatccttttttttttggggggttggtgactattttgtggggtttttttgggggaatgggttttttttggatgtttttttccattttaattaatttacaaACACCTGAAACTACAGCACGGCACGACAGAGCTAcgggggggggccggggggggcccCCCCAAGGACCAGCTACACCAAGGAGGGGACAAAGCACACGGGGGGGGCTGCTTGGAAtggggggaggggctgccctggggctgggggggccccccagctctgcccaacCCTGCGGGAAGGGGGCAGAGCATGGGgaacccccccccaaaccccaaattttgagggggcacagcactgggacCCCCCCCCGAACCCCGATTTGAGCACTGGGGACCCCTTGTACCCcgattttttttgtgggggggtTTAGGGGCTGTTTGTGCTTTGCAAACCgctggtggttttggggtgaggggaggaaaaaagggggggagaTAGGGGGTTGTTAATAGGGGGTGTGGGGGGGActtggggtgcagggaggaggaaatgggggTGCAGGGGGCCCCCCCCGAACCCCCCCCCGACCTCCCTCAAATAGGggaaaatcctttaaaaatccgTTAAAAATCCCTAactggcagttttgggggtcccccgCTGCTGCACCCCAAATGAGACCATGGGGGGGCATGAGGGCGGGGGGGGCTGTGCTTTGCACCCTGAAAATTGGGGGGGCACCCAAAAATAGAGGCATCCTGGGGGGCATGTGCTTTAAAGGGGGGCACCCTAAAATTGTCAAGGGGGTTCTGCACCCCCCCAAAGGGAGCTGCGCCCCCCCAAAGGGAGCTGCACCCCAATATTTTCTGCACCCCAAGGGCTCttgcccccccccccctcccgtgggggtttggggggaccCTGCTgggtggggaaactgaggcacagggggCTCCCCCTGCTTCATCCTCCTTGGctcagcagggatttgggggggtgcACAGAGGGTCGGGGGCCCCCCCCCCTAAATCCTGTCCCCTAAAGCCCCCCAGGAATGAGCAGCAACTCACACAGGGGGTGAcaccaagaaaagaaactgggggggggctctgaggggggAGAATTGGGGGTcaggagggaattttggggggggggtgtcagggaggttttgggggtacagagggattttttttggggggatggtGGTGGGTGGGGGGGTCCAAGTGCAAATGAAAAAGATCCCGAATGCTCCAAGAAGACGTTTCACAGTGTCTAACGCAGAACTAACCCCGGGGGCACGAGGAGATGGAGTTGGGGATGGAAatgctgggttttggggggtaCCCCAGGGAAAGGGGGTACCCCCCCATCACTGCAGGACCTGCCCCCTCGTCTCGGGCAGTTTGAGGGCCAGCGAGCTGCCGAgggccagagcagctgaggcaaaGAGGATGGGCACGGCCTTGGTGATGCCCACGAAGGAGGTGAAGATGCTGATGCCCAGCACGGCCGCCAGCTTGCACAGGGCGTTCAGGAAGCCAAAGGCCGTCGTcctggggaggatgaggagggttGGGGTTGGTGAGGGCGCCCACCGGGGGTAGGGGTGGGTGCTCAGTCGCAGGGGGTACCTGCAGAGGGCAGGTGGTGCCACGAAACTGGCACCGGGAGGGTTGAAATGGGCACCTGGCACTCCAAAGGGAGAACTCTGAATCCTTAAATGGGCACgcagcaccccaaaatgggaactccaaaccccaaaatgggaatccaaaccccaaaatgggaactccaaaccccaaaatgggaacaCAGAATCCTTAAATGGgcacccagcaccccaaaatgggaaatccaaaccccaaaaagggaatccaaaccccaaaatgggaaatccaaaccccaaaatggacacccagcaccccaaaatgggagctccaaaccccaaaatgggaactCAAAATCCTTACATTGGCACCCAGCTCCCCAAAATGGgaactccaaaccccaaaatgggaatcCAAAACCCTTAAATGGGAACTCAAAATCCTTACAATGgcacccagcaccccaaaatgggaGCTCCAAACCCTTAAATGGGCacctggcaccccaaaatgggaactCCAAAATGGGagctccaaaccccaaaatgggaattccAAACCCTTAAATGGGCacctggcaccccaaaatgggagctccaaaccccaaaatgggaactccaaaccccaaaatgggaattcAAAACCCTTAAATCGGCACCCAACATCCCAAAATGGGAACTCAAAATCCTTACACTGgcacccagcaccccaaaatgggaattcAAAACCCTTAAATGGACACCCAGCTCCCCAAAATGGGagctccaaaccccaaaatgggaattccAAACCCTTAAATGGgcacccagcaccccaaaatgagtaccagggctggcaggcagtgcccagAAACAGGTGGGAGCCCACAGCTGGCACCCAGCACCCAAAACTTCACTCCTTGAACACAAAACTCCACTTTTTGCGCCCAAAACCTCGCTCCTTGCGCCCGAAATCTCCATCCCGTGCCCCCACCTCTTGTCAGAGGGGTAGAGCTCCACGGTGAGCACGTCGAGCGCGTTCCAGGAGGCGATGCTGACGCCCCcaaagaggcagagcagggcgATCATGGCAGACTCGCTGTTCCCGAAGGACAGGAAGAAGCAGCTGATGCAGGACATGACACTGGAGCCAGCTGGGGGACACGCGGACGCGTCAGAGcgcggggaaactgaggcacgaggTGGCACTGACAGTCCcaaaagggagagggaggtggGGGTGACACACCAGGAGGTCCCCAAGAGATGGAGGTGACCAATGGGTGGGAGGAGGATGACGAAAGTCCCCAAAGTGGTGATGGATGAAGACGGGGTGATCCACCAGGGTAAAGGTGATGGTGATGGGTCCAGAGATGGGGGTGACTGCCCAAGAGGTCACCAGAGATGGAGGTGACCAATGGGTGGAAGGAGGATGAAGAAAATCCTCAAAGGATGATGGAGGTGGGGTGACCCACCAGGGTAAAGGTGATGGTGGTGCCTCAAGAAGATCAAGAGGCACCTCCAGGACCCCTCAGCCCCACCAAGGCTGCCCCGAGCCCGCCCCGTTGCCCACCCAGCATGCGCAGGCGGCCGATCTTGTCCATGAGCAGGGCCGAGACGATGTTCCcgggcagcacagccagggtgcCCAGGAAGCTGACAAAGTAGATCATGTAGGCGTTGTTGTCGTCGCTGAAGTCCAGCTGGCAGCCCTCCTTGTTGTGCAGGAACGTGCTGTT is a window encoding:
- the BOLA1 gene encoding bolA-like protein 1 gives rise to the protein MRGPLLAAAGAAMGGAGGPLARTIRAKLTAALQPTHLEVRDDSPRHGGPPGAETHFGVLVVSGLFAGLSPLQRHRLVHEALRAELAGPLHALQVTARTPEQWHSDPQNPPAPPCLGGSKREKRRGGGDEEEEARKQ